One Bacteriovorax sp. PP10 DNA window includes the following coding sequences:
- a CDS encoding UDP-glucose 4-epimerase family protein yields the protein MKKIFITGSNGFVGKSLIKELDQKHILYLAGDRKYYGDIEKQTNWKELLDDCDVVVHLAARVHVMEEKEIDPLVAFRKINVEATINLAQAAKQVGVKRFIYISSIKVNGEETGEAPFSADDKPHPQDPYGVSKMEAEIELMQLHEAGIFEVVIIRPPLIYGPGVKANFEKLFWLVKKDLPIPFGRVLNKRSLVSVFNLASLIIHCMDHPKASGEVFLVSDDKNYSLRDLIILMGKTLGKHPHILPVPVGLMKCGLSFIGKTSYADRLFGNLHVDIEKTKMLLDWKPPFTFEETFKR from the coding sequence ATTAGATCAAAAACACATTCTCTATCTGGCCGGAGATCGAAAATACTACGGCGACATTGAAAAACAGACTAACTGGAAAGAGCTCTTAGACGATTGTGATGTGGTAGTGCATTTAGCCGCACGTGTTCATGTAATGGAAGAAAAAGAAATAGATCCTCTTGTAGCTTTTAGAAAAATCAATGTTGAGGCCACTATCAACCTTGCTCAGGCTGCAAAGCAAGTAGGTGTTAAGAGATTCATTTACATAAGCAGTATTAAAGTAAACGGCGAAGAGACAGGTGAAGCGCCTTTTAGTGCAGATGATAAACCTCATCCACAAGATCCTTATGGGGTCTCCAAAATGGAAGCAGAGATAGAGTTAATGCAGCTTCATGAAGCAGGAATATTTGAAGTCGTTATTATCAGACCTCCGTTGATTTACGGGCCAGGTGTAAAAGCTAATTTTGAAAAATTATTTTGGTTAGTAAAAAAAGATTTACCGATTCCTTTTGGGAGAGTCCTTAATAAAAGAAGTTTGGTTTCAGTTTTTAATCTAGCTAGTCTGATTATTCATTGCATGGATCACCCTAAAGCTTCCGGTGAAGTTTTTCTGGTTTCTGATGATAAGAATTATAGTCTAAGAGACCTCATTATATTAATGGGAAAAACACTTGGAAAGCACCCTCATATTCTTCCTGTTCCTGTTGGATTGATGAAGTGTGGATTATCTTTTATTGGTAAAACGTCCTATGCAGACCGACTTTTTGGAAATTTACATGTAGATATCGAAAAAACAAAAATGCTTTTAGATTGGAAGCCACCTTTTACTTTTGAAGAAACATTTAAAAGATAG
- a CDS encoding sugar transferase: MAIRVFNVFLSLIAMLFLSIPFCIVWILVKITSPGPAIHWSKRIGQKNEIFLMPKFRTMRINTPQLATHLLGDGKSYLTPIGSFLRKSSLDELPQLWSVLKGDMSLVGPRPALFNQDDLKELRTKYNIHTLAPGVTGWAQINGRDELSIEEKVKFDKQYLDQQSLWFDIKIIFLTAYKVIKRANIQH; this comes from the coding sequence ATGGCCATACGCGTATTTAATGTATTTTTAAGTTTGATTGCAATGCTATTCCTGAGCATTCCCTTCTGTATTGTGTGGATTTTGGTTAAAATTACTAGCCCTGGGCCTGCAATTCATTGGTCTAAGCGAATTGGGCAAAAAAACGAAATATTTCTTATGCCTAAATTTAGGACAATGAGAATAAATACGCCGCAACTAGCAACGCATCTTTTAGGGGATGGGAAAAGCTATCTTACTCCAATTGGCTCTTTTCTTAGAAAATCTAGTCTCGATGAGCTTCCTCAGCTTTGGTCTGTTTTAAAAGGCGACATGAGCTTGGTAGGACCTCGTCCTGCTCTTTTCAATCAAGATGATTTAAAAGAACTAAGAACAAAATACAATATACACACTCTTGCTCCCGGAGTTACTGGATGGGCCCAAATTAATGGACGCGATGAACTTTCAATTGAAGAAAAAGTTAAATTTGATAAGCAATATCTCGATCAGCAATCGTTATGGTTTGATATTAAAATAATTTTCTTAACAGCTTATAAAGTTATAAAAAGGGCCAACATTCAGCACTAG
- a CDS encoding polysaccharide biosynthesis protein yields the protein MANLFSNFRNPRVLMAFAYDLLVAGLSFWAALYLRFDTLNIPLVEDLTFNRFFFLAMVIHATSFVLNGLYKGVWRFSSMHDLIRVVKAAAIAIICSLVVCFFMTRLSGVPRSMFLIEFLLLVIGLGGGRFVYRFLKDQTSLRSVIGGSDAEVKTVLIVGAGRAGEKLLRDIYSTPALKINVIGFLDDDKFKKNALIHNVKVFGGVELIPSIVSDYAVDKIFIAIPSANGDDVKRIVNYCKETSAEIKILPKMDQLLSAQVEISLLRNLNIEDLLGREQVQLDTCHLSSMITDKVVLVTGAGGSIGSELCCQIAKFQPGMLIMADYCELFMYELEMKFKEEFPEIPFFPKIIDIRNASKVDTLFAEYKPQLVFHAAAYKHVPMMEYNPMEAVETNIKGTKTVAETALKYAAEKFIMISTDKAVNPTNVMGASKRIAEMVITDISKKSTTTKFISVRFGNVLGSNGSVIPLFRKQIEDRKDITVTHPDIIRYFMSIPEACQLVLQAGSMGEGGEIFVLDMGEPVKIVDLAREMIRLAGMIEGRDINIVFSGLRPGEKLYEELFSDKEAYEFTHHGKIRKALFRTLDDTFHTNLNNLLSLESAEPDTVVYLIKDLVPEFTHFRLKNSSDIEAQQ from the coding sequence ATGGCTAATTTATTTTCAAATTTTAGAAACCCTCGCGTTTTGATGGCATTTGCCTACGATCTTCTAGTTGCAGGGTTGTCTTTTTGGGCTGCGCTTTATCTTCGTTTTGATACCTTAAACATTCCTCTTGTGGAAGATCTTACTTTTAATCGTTTTTTCTTTTTAGCGATGGTCATTCATGCGACAAGTTTTGTTTTAAATGGTCTTTATAAAGGCGTGTGGCGATTTAGTAGTATGCACGATCTTATTCGTGTTGTGAAAGCAGCAGCGATTGCAATCATTTGCTCTTTAGTTGTTTGTTTTTTTATGACGAGACTTAGTGGTGTTCCTCGTTCGATGTTTTTAATTGAATTTTTGCTTCTAGTAATTGGTCTAGGTGGTGGACGCTTTGTTTATCGCTTTTTAAAAGATCAAACTTCACTTCGTTCAGTTATCGGTGGATCTGATGCCGAAGTTAAAACTGTGCTTATTGTTGGTGCCGGCCGTGCTGGTGAAAAACTTCTTCGTGATATTTATTCTACTCCGGCATTAAAAATCAATGTCATCGGTTTTTTAGATGATGATAAATTTAAAAAGAATGCTCTTATTCATAATGTGAAAGTATTTGGGGGAGTTGAGCTTATTCCTTCAATAGTGTCTGACTATGCTGTAGATAAGATTTTTATCGCAATTCCCTCAGCAAATGGTGATGACGTTAAAAGAATTGTAAATTATTGCAAAGAAACTAGCGCTGAAATTAAAATTCTTCCTAAGATGGACCAATTGCTTTCAGCTCAAGTTGAAATATCTCTTTTAAGAAATTTAAATATTGAAGACTTACTTGGTAGAGAACAGGTTCAATTGGACACTTGTCATTTGAGTTCAATGATTACTGATAAAGTCGTTTTGGTAACAGGCGCTGGTGGTTCAATTGGAAGCGAGCTTTGCTGTCAAATTGCAAAGTTTCAACCAGGTATGCTTATCATGGCAGACTATTGCGAACTGTTTATGTATGAACTCGAAATGAAGTTCAAAGAAGAATTTCCAGAAATTCCATTTTTTCCTAAAATTATTGATATTAGAAATGCATCAAAAGTGGATACGTTATTTGCAGAGTATAAACCGCAACTAGTGTTTCACGCGGCTGCTTATAAGCATGTTCCTATGATGGAATACAATCCAATGGAAGCTGTAGAAACAAACATCAAAGGGACTAAAACTGTTGCTGAAACGGCACTAAAATATGCTGCTGAAAAATTTATCATGATTTCAACAGATAAAGCTGTTAACCCAACAAACGTGATGGGAGCTAGTAAGCGAATCGCTGAAATGGTCATTACTGATATCTCTAAAAAAAGCACCACAACTAAGTTTATCTCAGTCCGTTTCGGAAATGTTCTCGGAAGTAACGGTTCAGTAATCCCACTTTTCAGAAAGCAAATCGAAGATAGAAAAGACATCACAGTTACACATCCAGATATCATCCGTTATTTCATGTCTATCCCAGAAGCTTGCCAGCTTGTACTTCAGGCCGGTTCAATGGGCGAAGGCGGAGAAATTTTCGTATTAGATATGGGAGAGCCAGTTAAGATTGTAGATCTAGCTCGTGAAATGATTCGTCTTGCAGGAATGATAGAAGGTCGTGACATCAATATCGTTTTCTCAGGTCTTCGTCCTGGTGAGAAACTTTATGAAGAATTATTCAGCGACAAAGAAGCTTACGAGTTCACTCACCACGGAAAAATTCGTAAGGCATTGTTCAGAACTTTAGATGATACATTTCATACTAATTTAAATAATCTTTTATCTCTAGAATCAGCTGAACCAGACACAGTCGTTTATTTAATTAAAGACCTTGTTCCAGAGTTCACGCACTTTAGATTAAAAAATTCATCGGACATCGAAGCCCAACAGTAG
- a CDS encoding XRE family transcriptional regulator, whose product MNPYKVDYSKFKGSKKITDQRDLLKLRLMAQLKEVMAGMETQEILSITGLDKSDLSRLRVSSFERFSIDRLIKIFDQLGFQANFSVTKK is encoded by the coding sequence ATGAATCCTTACAAAGTAGATTATAGCAAATTCAAAGGCTCTAAAAAAATCACAGATCAACGAGACTTATTAAAGTTGCGCTTGATGGCCCAGCTTAAAGAAGTAATGGCCGGAATGGAAACGCAGGAAATTTTAAGTATAACTGGATTAGATAAGTCAGACCTATCGAGATTAAGAGTCTCAAGCTTTGAAAGGTTTTCGATAGATAGATTGATTAAAATTTTTGACCAACTGGGATTTCAAGCAAATTTCTCAGTTACTAAAAAGTAG
- a CDS encoding TlpA disulfide reductase family protein has translation MKPFKRQTFLPYVLSLLLVIFMTIVSFTASAAENADYARFEKVFNSLEMETIEHTKIKLKDLPSQIVIVNFWASWCIPCLHEMPSLITVSNKFSKKELAVVAINTDEEDQLKNIAKIKKKLDFPDAFIIVPDTKFRIADEFKFSAIPVTVIFKKGKVIYFNNGPVDFLKVPL, from the coding sequence ATGAAACCTTTCAAGCGCCAAACATTTTTGCCTTATGTTTTAAGCCTATTATTGGTCATTTTCATGACAATCGTTAGTTTCACAGCTTCCGCAGCTGAAAATGCTGATTATGCTCGATTTGAAAAAGTATTCAATTCACTTGAAATGGAGACCATTGAGCATACCAAGATTAAGCTTAAGGATTTGCCCTCTCAAATTGTCATCGTGAATTTTTGGGCCTCGTGGTGCATTCCTTGTTTGCATGAGATGCCATCTTTGATTACTGTTTCGAATAAGTTTTCTAAGAAGGAACTTGCGGTGGTGGCGATTAATACGGATGAAGAGGATCAGTTAAAAAATATAGCGAAGATTAAAAAGAAACTCGATTTTCCCGATGCATTTATTATTGTACCTGACACAAAATTTAGAATTGCAGATGAGTTTAAATTTAGCGCAATCCCAGTCACTGTTATTTTTAAAAAAGGAAAGGTTATCTATTTCAATAATGGCCCGGTCGACTTCCTCAAGGTCCCCCTCTAG
- a CDS encoding transposase, whose protein sequence is MPRKTLIRSNNLPYHVTARSNNKEWFTLPMPDMWDLAQESLREAIGVHRVEVISFVLMGNHYHMLLLTPEANLDNFMYEFNKRFALKIKNRTGQINRIFGGRYKWCLIQSQHYLINCYKYVYQNPVRAGLVQSCEDYPFSTLRSLIKNIKFSIPIHDKYGFKDEFGLRWLNQKIDSEEEKALKSGLSKAVLVTLKDRDKREKI, encoded by the coding sequence ATGCCGAGAAAAACTTTAATCCGATCAAATAATTTACCATACCACGTGACGGCCAGGTCTAATAACAAGGAATGGTTCACACTACCAATGCCTGACATGTGGGATTTGGCCCAAGAGAGCCTGCGCGAGGCAATTGGAGTTCACAGAGTAGAGGTCATTTCATTTGTATTAATGGGAAATCACTACCACATGCTTCTCCTAACACCAGAGGCTAATTTAGATAATTTTATGTATGAGTTTAACAAGCGCTTTGCTTTGAAAATTAAAAATAGGACAGGTCAGATTAATCGAATTTTCGGAGGAAGATATAAATGGTGTCTTATTCAATCACAGCACTATTTAATTAACTGTTACAAATACGTTTATCAAAATCCTGTGCGTGCAGGGCTGGTTCAAAGTTGTGAGGATTATCCTTTTAGTACTTTGAGGAGTCTGATTAAGAATATTAAATTCAGCATACCAATTCATGACAAATATGGATTTAAGGATGAGTTTGGATTGCGGTGGCTGAATCAGAAAATTGATAGTGAAGAGGAAAAGGCGCTGAAGAGTGGATTATCGAAGGCGGTTTTGGTTACCTTGAAAGATAGAGATAAGAGAGAGAAAATTTAA
- a CDS encoding toxin-antitoxin system TumE family protein codes for MSRGRAELLLRSKIVLYSGHVREVVIWKVPISEYFPAGVKYRLVLADPVWKKVLLLFDNHAPKRHHVHMINGQEHNYYFSSVKNLIEDFLLMEDKLEKDYENNEN; via the coding sequence ATGAGTAGAGGTAGGGCTGAGTTACTACTTAGATCTAAAATTGTTTTGTATTCAGGTCATGTGAGAGAAGTAGTCATATGGAAAGTCCCGATTAGTGAATATTTTCCAGCGGGAGTGAAATATCGGTTAGTGCTAGCTGATCCTGTCTGGAAAAAAGTATTGTTGCTTTTTGATAACCATGCCCCTAAAAGGCATCATGTGCATATGATTAATGGCCAAGAACATAATTATTATTTTAGTTCAGTGAAAAATTTAATCGAAGATTTTTTACTCATGGAAGATAAGCTGGAGAAAGATTATGAAAATAATGAAAATTAA
- a CDS encoding HVO_A0114 family putative DNA-binding protein: MKIMKIKIKNKSDANKELRNIAKLIDSKKFNKIKPVSGIYFESLAAVRKILTDKRLDVWRAIRDFQPNSITHLSELLGRGFRSVHRDVMLLEELGLIKMSEGPGTRGNVQVLTSLYDELQLAVA; the protein is encoded by the coding sequence ATGAAAATAATGAAAATTAAGATTAAAAATAAAAGTGATGCTAATAAGGAATTAAGAAACATCGCTAAATTAATTGATAGTAAGAAATTTAATAAAATTAAGCCGGTAAGTGGAATTTATTTTGAATCGTTGGCAGCTGTGAGGAAAATTTTAACTGATAAGCGTTTGGATGTTTGGAGAGCGATTAGGGATTTTCAACCTAATTCTATCACTCATCTTTCTGAATTATTAGGAAGGGGATTTCGATCAGTTCACAGGGATGTAATGCTTTTGGAAGAGTTAGGGCTTATTAAAATGAGTGAAGGTCCAGGGACGCGTGGGAATGTGCAGGTGCTGACCAGTTTATACGATGAATTACAATTGGCGGTCGCCTAG
- a CDS encoding twitch domain-containing radical SAM protein translates to MENTQSSTFCILPWIHLSTRPNGHMRVCCTANASSVGATNDKVYGGEVGILKNDDGKPANFNHTDLQVAWNNNYMKQVRLDMLNDKIPASCTKCFKEEAAGHKSKRQWETAFWSKQVDVNKLIEDTEADGSVPPMLQYIDLRMGTKCNLKCVMCSPHDSSLWVSDWHELYPEIENPSLKETMQWPNAGKNDGASYNWHLNNPEFWTQLYTQIPNMKQLYFAGGEPTIIEHHYKLLEKCIEMGYAKNIQLRYNSNGIELPQRLYDLWEHFGSVRFHFSIDSIFEMNDYIRFPSKWETIEENLHILDKTSKHIEVTIACAVQMLNMYYIPDFIKWKINQNFKKINIWPLGAGLINYHFVYHPGHLNVKVFPQYFKDKIEAKYNDFYQWLEDNVADQGNGLYSRSDFINAEYGIKRLKGMVQFMQSEDWSVRMPEFLEYIEKLDKIRQTTFVRIFPDMAELKEFRL, encoded by the coding sequence ATGGAAAACACTCAGTCTTCTACATTCTGCATCCTCCCTTGGATCCACCTCTCAACGAGACCCAACGGACATATGCGCGTCTGCTGTACAGCAAACGCCAGCTCTGTTGGCGCAACCAACGATAAAGTTTATGGCGGCGAAGTCGGTATCCTAAAAAACGACGACGGAAAACCAGCTAATTTCAATCATACTGACCTTCAAGTAGCATGGAACAACAACTATATGAAGCAAGTCCGCCTGGACATGCTCAACGATAAAATCCCAGCATCATGTACAAAGTGCTTTAAAGAAGAAGCCGCCGGCCACAAAAGCAAACGCCAATGGGAAACAGCTTTCTGGTCAAAACAAGTCGACGTCAACAAACTAATCGAAGACACTGAAGCAGATGGAAGCGTCCCTCCAATGCTTCAATACATTGACCTAAGAATGGGAACAAAGTGCAACCTAAAGTGTGTCATGTGCTCGCCACACGATTCATCTTTATGGGTAAGCGACTGGCATGAACTCTATCCAGAAATCGAAAACCCATCTTTAAAAGAGACAATGCAATGGCCGAACGCCGGGAAAAACGATGGTGCTAGTTACAACTGGCATTTAAACAATCCAGAATTCTGGACTCAGCTCTACACTCAAATCCCAAACATGAAGCAATTGTATTTCGCTGGCGGTGAACCAACCATCATCGAACACCACTACAAGCTTCTCGAAAAATGCATTGAGATGGGTTACGCAAAAAACATCCAATTAAGATACAACTCAAATGGAATTGAATTACCTCAAAGGCTATATGACTTATGGGAACATTTCGGAAGTGTGCGTTTCCATTTTTCTATCGACTCAATTTTTGAGATGAACGATTACATTCGTTTCCCATCAAAGTGGGAAACAATAGAAGAGAATCTTCATATTCTTGATAAAACTTCAAAGCACATCGAAGTCACAATTGCCTGTGCAGTTCAAATGCTGAACATGTATTACATCCCAGATTTTATCAAATGGAAGATCAATCAGAATTTTAAAAAGATTAACATCTGGCCACTAGGAGCTGGGTTAATTAATTATCATTTCGTTTATCACCCAGGACATTTAAACGTTAAGGTTTTTCCTCAGTACTTCAAAGATAAGATCGAAGCAAAATACAACGACTTCTACCAATGGCTTGAAGACAATGTAGCTGATCAAGGAAACGGTTTATACTCCCGATCAGATTTCATAAATGCCGAATACGGAATCAAACGCCTAAAAGGTATGGTTCAGTTCATGCAATCAGAAGATTGGTCTGTACGTATGCCAGAGTTCCTGGAGTACATTGAGAAGCTAGATAAAATCCGCCAAACAACATTCGTAAGAATCTTCCCAGACATGGCCGAACTAAAAGAGTTCCGCCTATGA
- a CDS encoding radical SAM protein, with amino-acid sequence MSDSKFSEYDFSQIPFGDIKSFGQRSLLYRNLFNVSWLLGRFCNYKCSYCWPYARSDVKDHRPTDLLIRTMDEIKKQARANDFNSFHFSFSGGEPTLHPGFLTLLSHLSNDSMNSDYQSTHMTSNLSPGIGWFKKYIETTENLSRVSITASWHREFANKEDFRDKIHLMQENDIHVTVNMVMVPTLFEEFYKEALFFHENNINVTLKPQSNTSATKIVDGYTEEQLKLLHNGMPQRNYTEHRMGQKNIQSKRIQTKKLDHGISLTTNTETAPQSMQIELTDRSGKKWYLDQAERFNAFEFNKFKDWYCHAGFQGIVIREPDGAIKRSYSCHDEPLGNIETGFQIFNRPMKCNTPSCVSSVDNKMPKFRD; translated from the coding sequence ATGAGTGATTCAAAATTCTCTGAATATGATTTTTCTCAGATTCCTTTCGGTGATATCAAATCATTCGGACAAAGAAGTCTGCTCTATAGAAACCTGTTCAATGTCTCATGGCTCCTAGGACGTTTCTGTAATTATAAGTGCAGCTATTGCTGGCCTTACGCTAGATCAGATGTAAAAGATCATCGTCCTACTGATTTACTCATTAGAACAATGGATGAAATCAAGAAGCAGGCGAGAGCTAATGACTTTAACTCATTCCATTTTTCATTCTCTGGGGGAGAGCCGACTCTACACCCGGGATTCTTAACTCTTTTATCTCATCTATCAAACGATAGTATGAATAGCGATTATCAATCTACACACATGACTTCAAATCTTTCACCGGGAATCGGTTGGTTTAAAAAATACATTGAAACAACTGAGAACTTATCCCGCGTAAGTATCACAGCTTCATGGCATAGAGAGTTCGCCAACAAAGAAGACTTCAGAGACAAAATTCACCTAATGCAGGAAAACGATATCCACGTAACTGTGAACATGGTTATGGTTCCTACTTTATTTGAAGAGTTTTACAAAGAAGCGCTATTTTTTCATGAGAATAATATCAACGTAACACTTAAACCTCAGTCCAATACGAGTGCGACTAAAATCGTTGATGGATATACAGAAGAACAATTAAAGCTTCTTCATAACGGAATGCCTCAGCGAAACTATACCGAACATAGAATGGGACAGAAGAACATTCAGTCTAAAAGAATTCAAACGAAAAAATTAGATCATGGGATTAGTTTAACAACTAACACTGAGACAGCTCCACAAAGTATGCAAATCGAACTCACAGATAGATCCGGGAAAAAGTGGTATCTCGATCAGGCCGAAAGATTCAATGCTTTTGAGTTCAATAAGTTTAAAGACTGGTACTGCCACGCTGGATTTCAGGGAATTGTTATTCGTGAACCAGATGGAGCTATCAAACGTAGTTACAGCTGTCACGATGAGCCTTTAGGAAATATCGAAACAGGGTTCCAGATTTTTAATCGTCCAATGAAATGTAATACTCCAAGCTGTGTCTCAAGTGTTGATAACAAAATGCCGAAGTTCAGGGATTAA
- a CDS encoding glycosyltransferase family A protein — translation MYDVVFISFKESNAQENLNQLKKLSRTVHHVQGVVGIANAHLEASRLASSDHFFIVDADNYVHDNFNFNQVADLELHPNSVHVWRCINPVNKLVYGFGGVKLFPKSLFKNMPEDYLDFTMTLAKAGYFIQKETASETRFNATPFEAWKGGFRECVKLTLELDKKFSDMTQSRLNTWKTHGHEALNGSWAILGASMGSEFAKEHPAEVRKINDFAWLQETFNTVKL, via the coding sequence ATGTACGATGTAGTTTTCATTTCATTCAAAGAATCAAATGCCCAAGAAAATTTAAACCAATTAAAAAAGCTTTCTCGCACCGTTCACCACGTTCAAGGTGTTGTCGGTATTGCCAATGCTCATTTAGAAGCATCAAGACTAGCTTCAAGCGATCATTTTTTTATCGTGGACGCTGATAATTATGTCCATGATAACTTCAATTTTAATCAAGTTGCTGATTTAGAATTACACCCAAATTCAGTTCATGTCTGGAGATGTATCAATCCAGTTAACAAACTTGTTTATGGATTTGGCGGTGTAAAACTATTTCCAAAATCACTTTTCAAAAACATGCCTGAAGATTACTTAGATTTTACGATGACTCTGGCAAAGGCCGGATATTTTATCCAAAAAGAAACTGCGAGTGAAACGAGATTCAATGCTACTCCTTTTGAGGCCTGGAAAGGTGGATTTAGAGAATGCGTAAAGCTCACGCTAGAGTTAGATAAGAAGTTTTCAGATATGACCCAATCCAGATTAAATACATGGAAAACTCATGGGCACGAAGCTTTAAACGGAAGTTGGGCCATTCTTGGCGCATCGATGGGAAGTGAGTTCGCAAAAGAACATCCAGCTGAAGTTCGAAAGATAAATGACTTCGCTTGGCTGCAAGAGACATTTAATACAGTAAAGCTATGA
- a CDS encoding radical SAM protein: MKYLNTEDIRYLQVDHNSTCNLRCPQCARNHNGETIPGLPQVELTIADYQKMITPNLETIMFCGNYGEVIVSETFLPVVEWLANESSFKGKIIVTTNGSARDTKWWVELARLLKGRGKVNFSIDGLSDTNHLYRVNSNFNKIIENASAFIDAGGKARWDYLVFGHNEHQVDEAIKMAQALGFEQFQIKLTNRFINDEHYQNKKVYADNLQSVQGKRSRHVLNMPVLQNFQGKGKEQNERILEDFGSWKNYVNRTAISCKWQSKGQIFIDFEGRVWPCTWTASGYYHHDETNTQKVQARKILDHYGWNFNSVRHHSLEEILNHEYFAEKLCNSWKGSTEDAIPKLIACGRTCGTHYEFSSAHGGNNQLIEFNKEL; this comes from the coding sequence ATGAAGTATCTAAACACTGAAGACATTCGATACTTACAGGTTGATCATAATTCAACTTGTAATTTGCGTTGCCCTCAATGTGCAAGAAACCATAATGGCGAGACAATCCCAGGCCTACCTCAGGTAGAGCTAACAATCGCAGACTACCAAAAAATGATTACACCTAATCTTGAAACAATTATGTTTTGTGGAAACTATGGTGAAGTTATTGTCTCAGAAACTTTTCTCCCAGTTGTTGAATGGCTTGCTAATGAAAGTTCTTTTAAAGGAAAAATCATTGTTACAACTAACGGCAGTGCTCGAGACACAAAATGGTGGGTTGAATTAGCACGCTTACTAAAAGGAAGAGGGAAAGTTAATTTTTCAATTGATGGATTATCGGACACGAATCACCTTTATCGAGTTAATAGTAATTTCAATAAAATTATTGAGAATGCGAGCGCTTTTATCGATGCCGGAGGAAAAGCTCGTTGGGACTATTTGGTATTTGGCCATAATGAACATCAAGTCGATGAAGCAATTAAAATGGCACAGGCGTTAGGATTTGAACAATTCCAGATCAAGCTCACTAATAGATTCATTAATGATGAACATTATCAAAATAAAAAAGTGTATGCAGATAATCTTCAGTCAGTTCAAGGCAAGAGAAGCAGACATGTTTTAAATATGCCAGTGCTTCAAAACTTTCAAGGTAAAGGTAAAGAGCAGAACGAACGTATTCTTGAAGATTTCGGATCGTGGAAAAATTATGTCAATCGCACAGCTATTTCATGTAAGTGGCAAAGTAAGGGACAAATATTTATAGATTTTGAAGGTCGAGTATGGCCTTGTACGTGGACTGCAAGTGGATACTATCATCACGATGAAACCAATACTCAAAAAGTTCAAGCGAGAAAGATTCTCGATCACTACGGTTGGAATTTTAATAGCGTAAGACATCACTCGCTAGAAGAAATTTTAAATCACGAGTACTTTGCTGAAAAATTATGCAATAGCTGGAAAGGCTCTACTGAAGATGCAATTCCGAAGCTCATTGCTTGTGGAAGAACATGCGGCACTCATTATGAGTTCTCTAGTGCTCATGGTGGCAATAATCAATTAATCGAATTTAACAAAGAGTTATAA
- a CDS encoding heparin lyase I family protein has product MKKIIATFLFVFSLSCLGAELSLDRGLFGEFNNSLNNTRPYAYKISKDLTALAPSKVIEAFELHQGDCFKDKSWNDCTNDRERIELKQKSSSFIDHQTHWYGWSFYIPENYQDVSPVKLSIAQFYDEGASEPVWMFQLNENGLYIDNQFNKAGLVKLLVKKSELVKKWHTIQLEMISSRKSDGKLNIWVDGTQVFTYNGATFKSNEFYFKYGLYRSFLSRWKKPTKIPTQIIYFSNVKMGKTQKDLLPKN; this is encoded by the coding sequence ATGAAAAAAATAATTGCGACCTTTCTCTTTGTCTTCTCTTTATCATGTTTAGGTGCTGAGCTTAGTTTAGACAGAGGTCTATTTGGTGAATTTAATAATTCACTTAATAACACTAGACCTTATGCTTACAAAATTTCAAAAGATTTAACAGCACTAGCACCATCTAAAGTTATAGAAGCTTTTGAGCTTCACCAGGGAGATTGCTTTAAAGATAAATCATGGAATGATTGTACTAACGACAGAGAAAGGATCGAATTAAAGCAGAAGAGTTCTTCATTCATTGATCATCAAACACATTGGTATGGGTGGTCTTTTTACATACCAGAGAACTATCAGGACGTTTCTCCTGTAAAACTCTCAATAGCGCAGTTCTATGATGAAGGTGCCTCTGAACCTGTCTGGATGTTTCAATTGAATGAAAATGGCCTGTATATTGATAATCAATTTAATAAGGCCGGATTAGTAAAACTCTTAGTTAAAAAGTCTGAGCTAGTTAAAAAATGGCACACGATTCAATTGGAAATGATTAGTTCAAGAAAATCTGATGGAAAATTAAATATCTGGGTCGATGGTACTCAGGTTTTCACTTACAATGGAGCAACATTTAAGTCTAACGAGTTTTATTTTAAATACGGACTCTATCGCTCTTTTTTAAGTCGATGGAAAAAACCAACAAAGATTCCCACTCAGATCATTTATTTTTCCAATGTAAAAATGGGAAAAACACAAAAAGATCTTCTACCTAAGAATTAA